A genomic window from Pagrus major chromosome 23, Pma_NU_1.0 includes:
- the LOC141018929 gene encoding myosin heavy chain, fast skeletal muscle-like encodes MSTDAEMEAYGSAAIYLRKPEKERLEAQTTPFDAKTAFFVAEPAEMYLKGKLTKREGGKATVETDCGKTITVKEDDIHPRNPPKYDKIEDMAMMTHLNEPCVLYNLKERYASWMIYTYSGLFCVVVNPYKWLPVYDAQCVEAYRGKKRIEAPPHIFSISDNAYQFMLTDRENQSILITGESGAGKTVNTKRVIQYFATIAAIGAKKTEQQAGKIQGSLEDQIIAANPLLEAYGNAKTVRNDNSSRFGKFIRIHFGTTGKLSSADIETYLLEKSRVTFQLSAERSYHIFYQLMTGHKPELLEALLITTNPYDYPMISQGEITVKSIDDVEEFIATDTAIDILGFTAEEKLGIYKLTGAVVHHGSMKFKQKQREEQAEPDGTEVADKIAYLLGLNSADMLKALCFPRVKVGNEMVTKGQTVPQVNNSVSALCKSIYEKMFLWMVIRINEMLDTKQARQYFIGVLDIAGFEIFDFNSLEQLCINFTNEKLQQFFNHHMFVLEQEEYKKEGIEWEFIDFGMDLAACIELIEKPMGIFSILEEECMFPKASDTTFKNKLHDQHLGKTKAFEKPKPGKGKAEAHFALVHYAGTVEYNIGGWLDKNKDPLNDSVVQLYQKSSNKLLALLYFVKAGAEEAGGGKKGGKKKGGSFQTVSALFRENLGKLMTNLRSTHPHFVRCLIPNETKTPGLMENFLVIHQLRCNGVLEGIRICRKGFPSRILYGDFKQRYKVLNASVIPEGQFIDNKKASEKLLGSIDVDHTQYKFGHTKVFFKAGLLGQLEEMRDDKLATLVTMTQGLCRGYVMRKEFVKMWERRESIFSIQYNIRSFMNVKNWPWMNLYFKIKPLLKSAETEKELQQMKENYDKMKTDLATALAKKKELEEKMVSLMQEKNDLQLQVASEVDNLSDAEERCEGLIKSKIQLEAKLKETTERLEDEEEINAELTAKKRKLEDECSELKKDIDDLELTLAKVEKEKHATENKVKNLTEEMASQDESIAKLTKEKKALQESHQQTLDDLQAEEDKVNTLTKAKTKLEQQVDDLEGSLEQEKKLRMDLERAKRKLEGDLKLAQESIMDLENDKQQSDEKIKKKEFETSQLLSKIEDEQSLSAQLQKKIKELQARIEELEEEIEAERAARAKVEKQRADLSRELEEISERLEEAGGATAAQIEMSKKREAEFQKLRRDLEESTLQHEATASALRKKQADSVAELGEQIDNLQRVKQKLEKEKSEYKMEIDDLSSNMEAVAKSKGNLEKMCRTLEDQFSELKAKNDENVRHLNDVNGQKARLQTENGEFSRQLEEKEALVSQLTRGKQAFTQQIEELKRHVEEEVKAKNALAHAVQSARHDCDLLREQYEEEQEAKAELQRGMSKANSEVAQWRTKYETDAIQRTEELEESKKKLAQRLQDAEESIEAVNSKCASLEKTKQRLQGEVEDLMIDVERANALAANLDKKQRNFDKVLAEWKQKFEEGQAELEGAQKEARSLSTELFKMKNSYEEALDHLETIKRENKNLQQEISDLTEQIGETGKTIHELEKSKKTVETEKSEIQSALEEAEGTLEHEEAKILRVQLELNQIKGEIDRKLAEKDEEMEQIKRNSQRVIDSMQTTLDSEVRSRNDALRIKKKMEGDLNEMEIQLSHSNRMAAESQKQLRNVQGQLKDAQLHLDDAVRGQADMKEQVAMVERRNGLMVAEIEELRVALDQTERGRKVAEQELVDASERVGLLHSQNTSLMNTKKKLESDLVQVQGEVDDAVQEARNAEDKAKKAITDAAMMAEELKKEQDTSSHLERMKKNLEVTVKDLQHRLDEAENLAMKGGKKQLQKLESRVHELEAEVEAEQRRGADAIKGVRKYERRVKELTYQTEEDKKNVHRLQDLVDKLQLKVKSYKRQAEDAEEQANTHMSRLRKVQHELEEAQERADIAESQVNKLRVKSRDAGKSDSAE; translated from the exons GGAGGCCTATGGCTCAGCGGCCATCTACCTCCGGAAgccagagaaggagaggcttgAGGCACAAACAACTCCTTTTGATGCCAAAACCGCCTTTTTTGTGGCTGAGCCTGCGGAGATGTACCTCAAGGGTAAACTTACAAAGAGAGAGGGTGGAAAAGCCACGGTGGAAACAGACTGTGGAAAG ACAATCACAGTAAAAGAGGATGACATCCATCCAAGGAACCCTCCCAAGTATGACAAAATTGAGGACATGGCCATGATGACCCACCTCAATGAGCCTTGCGTGTTGTATAACCTCAAAGAGCGTTATGCATCATGGATGATCTAC ACCTACTCTGGGTTGTTTTGCGTTGTCGTGAATCCCTATAAGTGGCTTCCCGTATATGATGCTCAATGTGTAGAAGCATACAGAGGCAAGAAGAGGATTGAGGCTCCACCCCACATCTTTTCCATCTCTGATAATGCCTATCAGTTCATGCTCACTG atcGTGAGAACCAGTCTATCCTGATTAC TGGAGAATCCGGTGCTGGAAAGACTGTAAACACTAAGCGTGTCATCCAGTACTTTGCAACAATTGCAGCTATTGGAGCTAAGAAGACTGAGCAACAAGCTGGCAAAATTCAG GGCTCTCTTGAGGACCAGATCATTGCGGCCAACCCTCTGTTGGAGGCCTATGGTAATGCCAAGACTGTGAGGAATGACAATTCCTCTCGTTTT GGTAAATTTATCAGGATCCACTTTGGCACAACTGGCAAGCTATCTTCAGCTGATATTGAAACAT ATCTGCTGGAGAAGTCTCGTGTCACCTTCCAGTTGTCTGCTGAGAGGAGCTACCATATCTTCTACCAGCTGATGACTGGCCACAAGCCTGAGCTATTGG AGGCTCTTCTGATCACCACCAACCCCTATGACTACCCAATGATCAGTCAGGGTGAAATCACTGTGAAAAGCATCGATGATGTGGAGGAGTTCATTGCAACAGAT ACTGCTATTGACATCTTGGGCTTCACTGCTGAGGAGAAATTGGGCATCTACAAGCTGACTGGAGCTGTGGTTCATCATGGCAGCATGAAATTCAAGCAGAAGCAGCGTGAGGAGCAGGCTGAACCAGATGGCACTGAGG tgGCTGATAAAATCGCCTACCTCCTGGGCCTGAACTCAGCTGATATGCTGAAAGCTCTGTGCTTCCCAAGAGTCAAGGTCGGCAATGAGATGGTGACCAAAGGTCAGACCGTCCCACAG GTCAACAATTCTGTCAGCGCTCTGTGCAAATCCATCTATGAGAAAATGTTCTTGTGGATGGTCATCCGTATCAATGAGATGCTGGACACAAAGCAGGCAAGACAGTATTTCATTGGAGTGTTGGATATCGCTGGATTTGAGATCTTTGAT TTCAACAGCTTGGAGCAACTCTGCATCAACTTCACCAATGAGAAACTGCAACAGTTCTTCAACCACCACATGTTTGTCCTGGAGCAAGAGGAGTACAAGAAAGAAGGCATTGAATGGGAGTTCATTGACTTCGGTATGGACTTGGCTGCCTGCATTGAGCTTATCGAGAAG CCAATGGGCATCTTCTCCATCCTTGAAGAGGAGTGCATGTTCCCCAAGGCCTCTGACACAACTTTCAAGAACAAGCTGCATGATCAGCATCTTGGCAAGACCAAGGCCTTTGAGAAGCCAAAGCCTGGAAAGGGCAAGGCTGAAGCTCACTTCGCCCTGGTTCACTATGCTGGTACAGTGGAATACAATATCGGTGGCTGGCTGGACAAGAACAAGGACCCCCTGAACGACTCAGTTGTTCAGCTTTACCAGAAATCTTCAAATAAACTGCTGGCCTTGTTGTATTTTGTCAAGGCTGGAGCTGAAG AGGCTGGTGGTGGCAAGAAGGGTGGCAAGAAGAAGGGCGGTTCCTTCCAGACTGTGTCTGCTCTTTTCAGG GAGAACTTGGGCAAGCTGATGACCAACTTGAGGAGCACTCACCCTCATTTTGTCCGCTGTCTGATTCCCAATGAAACAAAGACCCCAG GTCTTATGGAGAACTTCTTGGTCATCCACCAGCTGAGGTGTAATGGTGTGCTGGAGGGCATCAGAATCTGCAGAAAGGGCTTCCCCAGCAGAATCCTCTACGGTGACTTCAAGCAGAG ATACAAAGTATTGAATGCCAGTGTCATCCCTGAGGGACAGTTCATTGACAACAAGAAAGCTTCAGAGAAGCTGCTGGGCTCCATTGATGTGGACCACACTCAGTACAAGTTTGGACACACAAAG GTGTTCTTCAAAGCTGGTCTGCTGGgtcagctggaggagatgagagatgatAAACTGGCTACGCTGGTGACCATGACTCAGGGTCTCTGCAGAGGATATGTCATGAGGAAGGAGTTTGTTAAGATGTGGGAGAGGAG AGAATCTATCTTCTCAATCCAGTACAATATCCGTTCATTCATGAATGTGAAGAACTGGCCATGGATGAATCTCTACTTCAAGATCAAGCCTCTCCTGAAGAGTGCTGAGACTgagaaggagctgcagcagatgaAGGAGAACTATGATAAGATGAAAACAGACCTGGCTACTGCCCTGGCCAAGAAGAAGGAACTGGAGGAGAAGATGGTTTCCCTGATGCAGGAGAAGAATGACCTGCAACTCCAAGTGGCTTCA GAAGTCGATAACCTCTCTGATGCTGAGGAAAGATGTGAAGGGCTCATTAAGAGCAAGATCCAACTTGAGGCCAAACTCAAAGAGACAACTGAGAGactggaggatgaagaggaaatCAATGCTGAACTGACTGCCaagaagaggaagctggaggaCGAATGCTCTGAGCTGAAGAAAGACATTGATGACTTGGAGCTCACTTTGGCTAAAGTGGAGAAGGAGAAACATGCCACAGAAAACAAg GTGAAAAACCTGACAGAGGAGATGGCATCTCAAGATGAGTCTATTGCCAAGTTAACCAAGGAGAAGAAAGCCCTCCAAGAGAGCCACCAGCAAACACTTGATGATCTTCaagcagaggaagacaaagTCAACACTCTGACCAAAGCCAAAACAAAGCTGGAACAGCAAGTGGACGAT CTGGAGGGATCACTGGAGCAAGAGAAGAAGCTCCGCATGGACCTTGAGAGAGCCAAGAGGAAGCTTGAGGGAGATCTGAAACTAGCCCAGGAATCCATAATGGATCTGGAGAATGACAAACAGCAATCTGATGAGAAAATCAAAAA GAAAGAATTTGAAACCAGCCAGCTCCTCAGCAAGATTGAGGATGAACAGTCTCTCAGTGCTCAGCTTCAGAAGAAGATCAAGGAGCTCCAG GCTCGTattgaggagctggaggaagagatTGAGGCGGAGAGGGCTGCTCGGGCTAAGGTTGAGAAGCAGAGGGCTGACCTCTCCAGGGAGCTTGAGGAGATCAGTGAGAGGCTCGAGGAGGCTGGTGGAGCAACAGCTGCTCAGATTGAGATGAGCAAGAAGCGTGAAGCTGAGTTCCAGAAGCTGCGCCGTGATCTTGAAGAGTCAACCCTGCAGCACGAAGCTACCGCATCAGCTCTCCGCAAGAAGCAGGCAGACAGTGTTGCAGAGCTTGGAGAGCAGATCGACAACCTCCAGCGTGTCAAGCagaagctggagaaggagaagagcgAGTACAAGATGGAGATTGATGACCTCTCCAGCAACATGGAGGCTGTTGCTAAATCTAAA GGCAACTTGGAAAAAATGTGCAGAACTCTTGAGGACCAGTTCAGTGAGCTCAAAGCCAAAAATGATGAGAATGTTCGCCATCTGAATGACGTTAATGGACAAAAGGCAAGACTGCAGACAGAGAATG GTGAGTTCTCCCGCCAGCTTGAAGAGAAGGAAGCTCTTGTTTCCCAGCTGACCAGAGGAAAACAGGCCTTCACTCAGCAGATTGAAGAGCTTAAGAGACATGTAGAGGAGGAAGTCAAG GCCAAGAATGCCCTGGCCCATGCAGTTCAGTCAGCCCGCCATGACTGTGATCTGCTCAGAGAGCAgtatgaggaggagcaggaggccaaagctgagctgcagagaggaatGTCCAAGGCCAACAGTGAGGTGGCTCAGTGGAGAACCAAATATGAGACTGATGCTATCCAGCGCactgaggagctggaggagtcCAA GAAAAAGCTTGCCCAGCGCTTGCAGGATGCTGAGGAATCCATTGAGGCTGTGAACTCCAAGTGCGCCTCTTTGGAGAAGACCAAGCAGAGGCTGCAGGGTGAGGTGGAGGACCTCATGATTGATGTTGAGAGAGCCAATGCTCTGGCTGCCAACCTTGACAAGAAGCAGAGGAACTTTGATAAG GTCCTTGCAGAATGGAAACAGAAGTTTGAGGAGGGCCAGGCAGAGCTGGAAGGAGCTCAGAAGGAGGCTCGTTCTCTCAGCACTGAACTGTTCAAGATGAAGAACTCTTATGAGGAGGCTCTGGATCACCTGGAGAccataaagagagagaacaagaacCTGCAGC AGGAGATCTCAGACCTGACTGAACAGATTGGTGAGACTGGAAAGACTATCCATGAGCTGGAGAAATCCAAGAAGACTGTAGAGACTGAGAAGTCTGAAATTCAGTCAGCACTGGAGGAAGCTGAG GGCACACTGGAGCATGAGGAGGCCAAAATTCTCCGTGTTCAGCTTGAGCTCAACCAGATCAAAGGTGAGATTGACAGGAAGCTGGCAGAGAAGGATGAGGAGATGGAGCAGATCAAGAGGAACAGCCAGAGGGTGATTGACTCCATGCAGACCACTCTTGATTCTGAGGTCAGGAGCAGGAATGATGCCCTGAGAatcaagaagaagatggagggagaccTGAATGAGATGGAGATTCAGCTGAGTCATTCAAACAGGATGGCTGCTGAGTCCCAGAAACAACTGAGGAATGTCCAGGGACAACTCAAG GATGCCCAACTGCACCTTGATGATGCTGTCAGAGGACAGGCAGACATGAAGGAGCAGGTTGCCATGGTGGAGCGCAGAAATGGCCTGATGGTGGCTGAGATCGAGGAGCTGAGAGTCGCTCTGgaccagacagagagaggacgcAAAGTGGCTGAGCAGGAGTTGGTTGATGCTAGTGAGCGTGTCGGACTGCTTCACTCTCAG AACACCAGTCTTATGAACACCAAGAAGAAGCTGGAGTCAGACCTCGTCCAGGTTCAAGGTGAAGTGGATGATGCTGTTCAGGAAGCAAGAAATGCTGAAGATAAAGCCAAGAAGGCTATTACTGAT GCTGCCATGATGgctgaggagctgaagaaggagcAGGACACCAGTTCTCAcctggagaggatgaagaagaaccTGGAGGTCACAGTCAAGGACCTCCAGCACCGTCTGGATGAGGCTGAGAACCTCGCCATGAAGGGTGGCAAGAAGCAGCTCCAGAAACTGGAGTCCAGG GTGCATGAGCTAGAAGCTGAAGTTGAGGCTGAACAGAGACGTGGAGCTGATGCTATTAAAGGTGTCCGCAAATATGAGAGGAGAGTGAAGGAGCTGACATACCAG ACTGAAGAGGACAAGAAGAATGTGCACAGACTTCAGGATCTGGTTGATAAGCTGCAGCTTAAAGTCAAGTCTTACAAGAGACAGGCTGAGGATGCT GAAGAGCAGGCCAACACCCACATGTCCAGGCTCAGGAAGGTTCAGCATGAGCTTGAGGAAGCTCAGGAGCGCGCTGACATCGCTGAGTCCCAGGTCAACAAGCTGAGAGTCAAGAGCCGTGACGCTGGAaag tCTGATTCTGCTGAGTAA